CGCCGATCTCCGGGATCTTCGCGCCGCTGCCGTGCGTGCTGCCGCCGGGGCCGCCGGAACCGGAGCCGCCGCCGGAACCGAGTGGCTGGCCGTCCGGACCGATCAGCTGCCCGTTCGGGCCGATCCGCTGGCCGGGGATGTTCCCGCCGCCGAGCGGCTGGCCGTCCGGTCCGAGCGGCTGGCCGTCCGGGCCGACGCCGCCGGGCGCACCCGCGCCGCCGCCGGCCGGGCTGCCCATGAGCGCCGGCTGCAGCCGGGCGGTCTCGGCGGGGAGCGCGGGCGGCTCGGCGAACCGCGGCGTCGCCACCGCACCGCCGACGGTCTGGTCGTATTGGGTCATGATCTGCGCGGCCTGCTCGCGGGCGGCCTGCTGCTCGTTGTAGGTCTTCATGTCGGCCGAGTACGCCTGGACGTACTGGACCGGGTCCTTGATCGTCATCAGCTTGGCGTTGGCCTCTTGCGCCGAGAACTGCACCGGCGGATTGGCCTGCATCGCCTTCTGCGTCTCGTTGAGCGCCTGCGAGTGGATCTCCTGCTGGCGCCCGGTGAGGGTAGCGCCCTGCGCGGTGGAGCCGAGCCACTTGGCGACGTTGGCCATGTGCACGCGGGCCGCGTCGCCGCCGGAGCCCTTCCAGTCCGCCGCGCTCGCGTTGATCGCGTCGCCCAGGTTCTGCTGGTGGGTGGCGAGCTCGTTGCCGATGCTCACCCACTCCTCCGACGACTCGCCGACCGCGGCCGGGTCGGCGTTGGTCGTGATGGCCTGGACCATCTGCTCGTGCGTCGCGTTCTTCCAGTCGCTGTGCGGCGCCGCGCCCGGGTCGCGCATCTCGAGCCCGTCGCCGAGGTTCTTCTTCGCGTTCTCCAGGTTGGCCTGGTACATCGACTGCACCAGCTTGTCGTGCGTCTTCTCGTCGACCTTCGGGAACAGCCAGCCGTTGAACAGGTTGTCGACCCAGTTGGTGGCCTGGTTGCGCAGCTCGTCGCCGGAGCGCAGGTCGTCCGGCCGGACCGGGCCGATGTAGTACTTCGACTGCGGGTCGAGCGTCATGTCGTAGAGCGGGCTGGAGGGGTTGTAGTCCGTCGACTTCGGGTCGGAGACGGACTCTTTCGTCGGCTGCTTGTTATCGGTGTCGGCCACGATTGTCCCTTTCAGCTCAGCTCTTCGGAGCGGCCGATGGTCTTGAACGTTTCCCGGGAGGTGTGCTCGCGGTCCTTGTAGTTCTGCTTCGCGAGCCGGATCGCCTCGACGTAGGTCGGGAACGCGTCCTTGGCCGCCTGCAGCTGGGTGAGCAGGCCCTGCTGGTCGGCCGCGGTGTCGGTCATCTGCTTGCTCACCCACTGCGCGGCCGGGCTGTCCGACATCTGCGGGGTCCGGCCCACCTTCTGCAGCGCGCTCCAGCGTGCCTGCAGCGCGTCGACGACGCCTTCGAGAGCGGCGATCATCTTGTCGCCGGTGGTGTCGTCCACCGCGAACGAGCCCTGCGAGGCCAGCGTCCTGAGCTGGCGCGCCTCCACCATCGGAACGGACGCCGTCATCTTGGTCCGCTGGACCATTTCGGCGGGTACCTCGTCGGTCATCGGGACCTCGGTCTCCTTGTGAGCTTTCTCCGTTGTGCCGGAAACGATCAGTAAACTGCGGAAATGGCCTGCTGGACAGCGCGGGCCAGGTCGCGGTGCCCGGCCGGGAGGTAATCGGCGGTCAGGTCGCCCGCCGGGCTGACCTCGGACTTGATCAGGTAGCGGCCGTCGGCGGTGTCGAGCCAGCCGAGCGGGGTCCCGCCGCGCCGCTCGCCGTGCCTGCCCCAGCCGGTGACCGAGATCTGGCCGCCGCCGAGGCGCGGCTGGGCGAGCACCCGCTCGAGCACCTCGACGCCGCCGGCCGGAGCCCGGGAGACCCGCGGGTCCGGACGGCGCGCCTCGACCCGGCCGCTGACCTCGATCATCCCGAACGCGTCGGTCTCTTCCTCGTCCTCGGCCGCCTCGGCCCGGCGGCGCGCGGTCATCGCGGACACTTCCTGCGAAGCCGCCTGGCGGACGGTCGCCGCGCCGGTGCTGGCCGGCCGCGCCCGGGGCAGCACCCCGGCGACGACCTCGACCAGTTCCTCGTCGGCGAACAGCGAGAACAGCAGCTGGTCGGTCTTCGGGTCCTGGGTGATCCCGAGCGCCTGCCGGCCGTCGGTGAGCGCGAGCACGGCGATGTCCGCGCCGAGGCCGTCGACGCCGCTGACCGCGACCGACACCCGCGGCTTCGCGAGCAGCTCGAAGGCGGTCCGCACGGACGGCCGCAAGTCGTCGCCGACGGAAAGCCGGCGCTCCTCGACCGAGTCGTTCACCTTCTTCGCGACCTGCACGAACCGTGCCGGGTCCGAGGGCAGGGAACCGATCCGCAGCGGGAACTGGCGGATGTTGCCGCCGGTCGCCTCTCCGATCACCAACGCTTCGACGACGTCGAGAACGAACTCGAACCTGTCCGCCATCCCGAGTGCATCCTTCCCACATCCGGGTCCGGCACGACCGCTCCGGCATCACCCGATCGTGGTGCCGAATTGCGTTGCCGTACCAGGGATTCGCAATGGGGAAAGAGTATCAGCCCGAGGTTGACAAGTGATCACCACACGGGCGGCTGCCCCAATGTACCGGCAGCGGTGTCCTAAGAGACATGACCTGCGGTTTCGCCGCGCGATCCGGTTGAC
This sequence is a window from Amycolatopsis benzoatilytica AK 16/65. Protein-coding genes within it:
- a CDS encoding WXG100 family type VII secretion target yields the protein MADTDNKQPTKESVSDPKSTDYNPSSPLYDMTLDPQSKYYIGPVRPDDLRSGDELRNQATNWVDNLFNGWLFPKVDEKTHDKLVQSMYQANLENAKKNLGDGLEMRDPGAAPHSDWKNATHEQMVQAITTNADPAAVGESSEEWVSIGNELATHQQNLGDAINASAADWKGSGGDAARVHMANVAKWLGSTAQGATLTGRQQEIHSQALNETQKAMQANPPVQFSAQEANAKLMTIKDPVQYVQAYSADMKTYNEQQAAREQAAQIMTQYDQTVGGAVATPRFAEPPALPAETARLQPALMGSPAGGGAGAPGGVGPDGQPLGPDGQPLGGGNIPGQRIGPNGQLIGPDGQPLGSGGGSGSGGPGGSTHGSGAKIPEIGGSGGSGGSGSFGGPGGSIPGGHSGDPGSTRTSGWTPPTLPPIPSGPTGTGPNMPNLPPIPGGGGPNSPGFTPPPFTPPTIGPDGNPSTYKPTPFKMPPIPSGPNGIKGNPYEPSPFNPPKIGPDGKPLNITGPGGEKISGSNLGKIGGVNGESISSRLGGGGSGGLGGRGMGSGGPGSMSGAAGSGAAAEEAAAARAAGAAGAGGKGAPGSPGMGAMGGAKGGKGQEDKEHKIASYVESDDPSFFAPDEVVAPPVIGDWKNKDWK
- a CDS encoding ESX secretion-associated protein EspG: MADRFEFVLDVVEALVIGEATGGNIRQFPLRIGSLPSDPARFVQVAKKVNDSVEERRLSVGDDLRPSVRTAFELLAKPRVSVAVSGVDGLGADIAVLALTDGRQALGITQDPKTDQLLFSLFADEELVEVVAGVLPRARPASTGAATVRQAASQEVSAMTARRRAEAAEDEEETDAFGMIEVSGRVEARRPDPRVSRAPAGGVEVLERVLAQPRLGGGQISVTGWGRHGERRGGTPLGWLDTADGRYLIKSEVSPAGDLTADYLPAGHRDLARAVQQAISAVY